From the genome of Cydia amplana chromosome 24, ilCydAmpl1.1, whole genome shotgun sequence:
CTCAACGTTTCGCACTAAAACAAGTGAAAGCCAAGTTTTCGCGCCCTGCTGCACACCTCTCAGGTATTTCGTTCGTCCAACTAATTGCCTCTACATCGCTAAAATATTTAAGCGATAGAGATGTAGATAAAGAAATTTCGCTTTTCGCAGTAGGTTCAGAGAACTATCCCGTTTCTTAGCTGCCAAAATGGCCGCCGTAAAGCACGCCGCGAGAAGCAGGGTGGAGCCGTAACGTATCGTCCGATATGTCATGATGttgattatattataaatttttcGCGACGACTAAAAAGCAAACGTACTTCAAGTAATAACCTGCCATTGTTGAACATTACAATCTCTAAATTAGTAATATAAATGCGAACCAGTAGTGCATGCTAACAAAAACTTCAACTGGATAGTGCGTATTGAATCACACAGAGGATTCCGTACATTAACACAGTAGAAAAAAAGGTAGGTCTCAAAGCAACATAGTTTTTACAAAAAGTgctgtttaaaattaaatttttggcacaagcttttatcgctgtctgtacttttctttcaacaggaaacatctctggtgttgcaggcgtTCATAGGTTACGAatgctgcttaccatcaggcgggtcgTAAGCTAGTTTGCCAtcgacgtagtataaaaaaaatctaatgttAAGAAACGGACGGACAAATATGACAAATAAGAAGGCGCCGCGTTTTTGCCATTTCGGCCACGGAACTCTGATCCTATGCATCCATTACATATAATGACATAAACGGAATAAATGCATAAACGTAATGTTTATTCTACCCAGTGTGCCGTGACTAAATTttcaaaacacacaaaacagtCTGGCCACCCGTAgttttaatatacttaattagCAAACTTATAAACgttattcttgtttatttatttatttatatatatatatcgcgAATCtcgaaatttggtatatgggggttttcggaggcgaaaaatcgatctagccttggtcttatctctgggaaaacgcgcattttcgggTTTTTATATGCTTTCCGAGCAAAGTTCggccacccagatattaattatataaaataaacaaatatttggGGATAATCTTGCACAGATCGACCTCGTACTATGTGTACATTGGATTCTAGGCGATGATATAAACTAGATACTTAATTagataagtacatacctacttagatacTCAGAATACATCCATGGCTCAGAAACAAATTTCCGCGATAAACATACAAACGAGATTCTAACACGAGATTCCAGCTACATAGGCAGGTTTATTACCGACTGGGCTAGGTGATCGTTTATTATATTCTTGTAAAATTACTTCGAAAAACACAAAAACCTACCATCTAAACACACAGGCTGCGAAAGTGTGGATTAAGAATACAATTTATAAGCAACGAGAAAtgcattttatatgtatttgcaTGTTTATACAGTATTTTTATACTAATAATGAGGCTTAGCGTTTGCCGCGTCCGCATCCGCTGGAGCCGCCGATCTGCTGCGTGATGGCGACGCAGTCCCCGCAGCCGTAGCACACCGGCGCCGAGCCGCTGGTGTCGAACTTGCCCTCGAACGCCACCGCGGTCAGGTACGGCAGCTCGCCGGACAGGTCCAGGTCGCCGGACAAGTCCAGGTCCGTGGCGACGGCGATGCCGGACGGCACGATGGGGCCGATAGCCTGTATGTTCAGGTCGCCGCCACTGCTGGGGATGCTGATCGATTGGCAGCTGCAGCCGCACTTCTGTCCAGCAATACTCTTAAACAAACAAGAGTTATACGTATAAGTACAAAGTCATGTACCTCATTCTGATCATAAAGTAAGCGAATTAGACTTAGAAACAGCAATACATTGAAAATATAATGGCTTTAGTCAAATAAACATATACCATACCATTACCATACAATTTGTTTCCCTATTCTaacatatttcaaataaattgaaCGCTCATGAAAATTTGATTTTACTGGTTTAGCATTTTACAGGTTTGGCTAATCAAGAGCGAATCTAGATTAATTCATCTggtataaataataggtacctatacagttttttatgttttagaaATGTATCTGTCTATTAAAATGCACGTAAATTTATACAGATTAAGTTAGTTTCGTAACTATACAAACCTGAAACCattgtaggtatgttttttaaaagtgaatcttttattttatcgcCCCAATTTTTTTTGACCTGCCTATTAGCAAGTCGCATAACATAATTACAGCATTAGTAAAATTCTACTTTATTTCTAGTGCTTAGAGTtcataaactttaaaataagcATCAATCGGACTAAGGTATAAATattcgaattacataaaaaatataaatcagaTTATTATACGTAGGAGGAACTTGATATGTACATACCTGTACCAAAAAGGCAAAAGCGCAAATGATGGCAACTTTGAAAACCATTTTTGCTTCTTCCTAAGTCTGTTCACAAACCAAGAATGAATAATTAGGTTAAAGCCTCCGTATTTTATACTACAATGTTATCCTTCTTACTTCACTAAGAAAACTATTAATTATGTTaccaaattatattttatcacaaatatttcagTAACGATATTTTGACACTGAGATTCATTAAGTATATTTAGTAAGCAAGCCAGTTCTGTGTTATCGCTGACCTATTTCTTCATTATGTACATGAAGTCAGTATAAAAGAGTCTTCAAAATAGAGGGACATCATTCTAAGTTCTTTGTTTAAAGAATATTAGTATTTTTACTGAAATGTCTCGCTTCGTAGTCCTCGCTATCTTCGTTCAGGCGTGCCTGCTCCAGGTAAACAAATCTGTACTGTTTACataagtgttttattttatattataaggtaaacgtaatagtgctcgacgcggtcccagtacatgtcatcttggaaattaagtcattgtcaatagaggtgacagcagggtgtcagcTATTggacattagcatgtcgagcacttgtacgtttaccttaggtaCCTGACCAATGGTTTTCCATTAAAAAAGCAACATGTGAGGTTTTAAACCTATTTAGTGACAAGGGTGCGTAGCccacatgccaatcgtttacgctccctCACTAATAGGGAAGAGTGTTAGAGACACATAAAGCGTTTCGTCATCGTAGCGCAAGCGATGAATTGACCCCTTGGCTATTAGGCATCCTGGTATTATTGAGGATCGTAAGCTTTTCATCTGATCCTTTTGTTGCATATTATAACCGTTAGAACAATTTTTATACCATCAATAAGCATTTAATAATATCGTATTAACTCAGAATAATAGCTCAAGATACTAAGCCTCTAATTATTTTGACTCGGGACCGTCATTATTTTACGTTACATTTTGTTTGCTGTAATTGGTGTTAAATATTACATTcccaaaaataatttatttacataactcCATATTAATGGCCTTGTTTCTTTATCACAGATGGTTCTGAGCCAGACTTGCGGTTGCAACCAGTACTCATACGGTTCGTCCGGACTGAGCTCACAGAGCTGTGGCTCGTACGGCGGCACCGGCACCGGCCAGGTGGGCGTGTCCGGCAACATCGACGCGTGCGGCAACACCTGCGTCGTCGGCTCCGTGCCCGTGCTCGGCTCCGTCGACTTCGGCGGATGCGTGCCCGCCTGCGGCTCCGTGTCCATCTCCGGACAGTGCGGGTGCGGATGCCAGTGATTTTTTCTAACTTGACTCAAgaaatttgtaataaaaaatatattaaataatttgttttattgctATAGTT
Proteins encoded in this window:
- the LOC134659022 gene encoding chorion class high-cysteine HCB protein 13-like, which produces MVFKVAIICAFAFLVQSIAGQKCGCSCQSISIPSSGGDLNIQAIGPIVPSGIAVATDLDLSGDLDLSGELPYLTAVAFEGKFDTSGSAPVCYGCGDCVAITQQIGGSSGCGRGKR
- the LOC134659265 gene encoding chorion class CA protein ERA.1-like — protein: MSRFVVLAIFVQACLLQMVLSQTCGCNQYSYGSSGLSSQSCGSYGGTGTGQVGVSGNIDACGNTCVVGSVPVLGSVDFGGCVPACGSVSISGQCGCGCQ